The nucleotide sequence GCTGGCGGATGCCGTTAATCAGGGGTTTGTTTACTTTGGCAGCGCCTTAGCAGAAATGAAGCCATCCAAAAGATTTCCAGTTGGCTTTGGTAGGCTTATTAATATCTTTTGTATGGTCGCCGTCATTGTCGTAACGATTATGGCTTATGAAACGATCATGAAGGGCTGGAAGCTGTTAAAGCATCCAGCGGAATCATCTGATTTTCTGTTGAATTTTTTTGTGCTCGTTGCAGCGATTGCTGTCGATGGATTTATTTTATTCAAAGCGATGAAAGAAATTGCTGAAGAAGCACGTGTAGAGAAAAAAGGAAATATTCTTGTCACCGCTTTTAAAAACGTCGGCAAAGCGTCTCCTGCTACACGGCTAGTGTTTTATGAGGATTTAGTAGCAACCTCTGGAGCGTTTCTTGCCTTAATCGGTATTGTAGCGGCACAATTTTTTGGCTTGCTCGCCGCAGATGGTGCCATTACGATATTGATTGGTTTATTGATGGTCTTCGTTGCTTTTCGTGTTGGCTATGATAACATGGTCGGCCTAATCGGTGTCGCTGCCCCGAAGGAAGTCGAAAATAAAATGGCGGATATGCTGCTGGCTGATCCTGACGTAGTCGATATTTACAAAATGCGCATTATTCAGGAAGGCCGAGTTTATCACATTGATGGCATTGTCGAACTGAGAAAAGGTCTCTCGCTTGCACAAGCAGACGATATTAAGTTCCGAGTCATGGACCGGCTGCTCCGGGAACCAGAAGTTGCAGACGTTACACTTGGCATTATTGAAGATGATGATAAAAAAGGTTGGAAGGGAATGCCTGAGCCGACATGATCTCTTCCAAAAAATGATTGACCATTCGACCGTTTGTTGCTAGAGTTAAAAGCATAATTACTTAAATAATCCATGTTTTCTAGGGTTCCGCGGATGCGTCCGGTCTGGTCCGAGAGAAGGCACACAGAGTCTTTCTGTGACACGGAGGGATAAAAGCCCGGGAGATTGCCACGATATAATTGTGGAATCTTTCGGGTTTTTCTGTTTTTGAAAGGGAGGAGAACGAATGAATAAGGAATGGATAAAAGTATTCATTGCTGCTTTTTTTGAGGTATTCTGGGTGGTTGGTTTAAAGCACGCCGACAATATGTGGGAATGGGCAGGAACGGCGGTGGCTATTCTCGTCAGCTTTTATTTATTAATCGCGGCGGGAAATAAATTGCCGGTTGGCACGGTGTATGCTGTGTTTGTTGGTATGGGAACGGCAGGAACTGTTCTATCAGAAATCATCTTTTTCGGGGAGCCGGTCAAAGTGGCAAAACTGGTATTGGTTGTTGTGCTGCTTGTCGGGGTAATCGGCTTGAAGCTTGTTACAGATGAAGCGGAAGGAGAGCGAGCCTCATGAGCTGGTTGTATCTCGTACTTGCGGGTATCTTTGAGATGACGGGTGTAGCGATGATCAATAGCCTCCACAAACATAAAAACTGGCAATCGTTCGTTCTTATGCTAGTCGGCTTCTCCGCAAGCTTCCTCTTTCTCGCTTTAGCTATGAAAACATTGCCAATGGGGACAGCCTATGCTGTTTGGACAGGTATTGGCGCTTCCGGCGGTGCAATTTTAGGGATGCTGCTGTATGGCGAATCGAAAGATTGGAGAAGAATTGTTTTCATCGTGATGGTACTTGGAGCTGCTGTCGGTTTAAAGTTAGTATCCTGACCTTAAGGCCACTCTTTTATTGAGTGGCCTGTATTTTTCTCTTTATAATCAGTAACAGAAAAAGCGGTAGACCCGAGCGTTAAAATTGATTGATTTTCTGTGTTTTGGAACAATAAACCCAAAGGGAAGGGAGATGCGTGAATGAAAGTACTAGTTATAGGAGCGAATGGCCAAATTGGCAGGCAGGTTGTCGAGCTTCTTCAAGAAAGAGAAGAACATACTGCACGAGCATTGGTAAGAAGTGAGGAGCAGGCTGAGTCTTTTGAAAAGACTGGGGTAGAAGCGGCGGTGGCGAATCTTGAGGGAAGTGTGGAAGAAATCACAGAGGCAGCAAAAGGTTGTGAAGCAGTTATTTTCACTGCTGGTTCAGGTGGACAAACCGGCTGGGATAAGACGCTTTTGATTGACCTCGATGGAGCGGTGAAGACGATTGAGGCTGCCCAGGCGGCCGGCATTAGCCGTTTTATTATGGTAAGCGCCCTTCAAGCTCACCGCCGAGAGAATTGGAACGAAGCGATCAAACCATACTATGTAGCAAAACATTACGCAGATAAAGTACTGCAATCAAGCGGCCTGACGTACACAATTATTCGTCCGGGCGGGTTGCTGAATGAAAAGGGGACGGGGAAAGTAGCAGCCGCGGAGAACTTGGAACGCGCCTCGATCCCACGCGAGGATGTAGCTAGAACAGTAGTCGCTTCACTTAGCGAAGGCCATACGTTTAATCGTTCTTTCGATCTTGTTTCAGGAGGTGTGCCTATTTCGGAAGCGCTAAAACTTATATAAATTCTATGTATTTTATTACGAGGGCAAAGCTGCCAGTGCAGTTTTGCCTTCTTTTTATTCCACCTATGAAGGCTATTCAGATGGTTACCATCAATGCGGCCACCTATTTACGCCTTGATGAGTGCATTGGCGGGATCGCTCCCGGAAGAAAAGCGGATATTCTTCTTCTCCCGGATCTGGTTGATTTCCGTCCGGATGTAGTCATTGCCCGTGGGGAAGTAGTAGCTGAACACGGAGAATTACAAGTGGAGATGCCAGAAATCGATTGGAATGAGTATGCAGTCAGAGAACCATTCGCCTTCTCCAAAGAAAGACTGGAGAACACAAATTTATACAGGTACCCGCATATGTTTCCGAGTGAGCCTGTGCCCGTTGTGTATTTCCGCAGCAACGTGATTACACAGAGAAAAGATACAGAATTGCCTTCTGTCAGCGGCTGTGCAGACTTATCTAATCATGATGGACTTGTGCAAGCTGTGTTAATGGATAGAGACGGCGAGTGGGTATCCAAAGCAGTTCTTGAGCGATTTGCGGTCGATTTGGATGGTTTGGCGTCCACTTACAATACAACAACTGAGCTGCTTGTCATTGGAAGAAATCATGAATCAATGGCAAAGGCAGCAGCCAGGGTGCATGAAATAGGAGGTGGAATAGTCATCGTTGATAGCGACGAGGTGGTGTTGGAAATTCCGCTGACATTTACAGGGATGATGACAACGGACTTTTCATTTGATACGGCAGTAGGCTATCATAATCAGTTATTGGCGGCCATGCAGGAGCGCGGATTTCCTTTCCACGATATTTTATACACTTTGCTGTTTTTAACATGCGATTTTCTTCCGGGTCTCCGGTTAGTTCCTCATGGGCTGTATGAGGTGAAAACGGACAACATTCTGCTGCCATCTGTTTCTTTCCCTGCTTTCAACTGTGAGATAAGAACCTAAAGCCTTTAGGTTATGACAAGAGGAGGGCGATTAAATGGCAAAGTATACAATGGTTGACCAAGATACTTGCATTGCCTGTGGGGCATGCGGAGCGTCTGCGCCGGATGTGTTTGATTATAACGAGGAAGGAGTTGCCTATGTAGTTTTAGATGATAACGAAGGCGTAGCGGAAATTCCTGAAGAGCTGGTTGATGACGCAGAAGAGGCGTTTGAAGGCTGTCCTACAGAATCTATCAAGATGGCAGAAAAGCCTTTCTATAGCAAGATTCCTTCATAAGTCAGTATGAGAAAGATAGGTATTCTCCTCATCTATTCAGATGAGGATTTTTTATTGGAATGATTACCATCATCCTGTTCGTTTCACAGGGGCTTATCGGATGAATTCCAATAGTTACTTTAAATTAATTATTGTCTCCACCCTTAAAGGCATGGTACTATCGAAATAGACAAAATATTTAAAAAATAAAATTGTTTGGACAGCCTAGGAGGAGAACAAATGAAAAAGTGGCTAATGGTAGTACTGCTCGGCTTGCTGCTCGTATTGACGGCCTGTAATTCGGGTGACAAGGAAAGCGGCGGCAGCTCTGAAAATGGGGACGAGCCAAAGAAGAAAGAAGCAAAAGTAGGAATTACACAGCTCGTTGAGCATCCGTCTTTAGATGGGGCAAGGGAAGGATTTATCGAAGCTTTAAAAGATGCTGGTTATGAAGAAGGGAAAAATTTAACGCTTGATTATCAGAACGCCCAAGCAGATGTAAACAATAACATGACCATTGCGCAAAAGCTTGTTAATGATGGAAATGACCTCATCTTAGCTATTTCTACACCGAGCGCGCAGGCAGCTTTACAATCAACGAAAGATATTCCTATTCTTTTTACAGCAATTACAGATCCTGTAAGTGCCAAGCTTGTTAAAAGTATGGAAGAACCCGGAGGCAATGTAACAGGCACATCTGATACACACCCGGAGGCCATTAAAAATACAATTGCTTCTATTAAAGACTTTTTCCCTGATGCGAAAAAAGTAGGCGTGATTTATAATTCGGGGGAACCGAATTCCGTTGTTAATGTGGATAAAGCAAAAGAAGCGATGAAAGAAAACGGATTGGAGCCGGTAGAAGTAACAGTTTCCGCCAGTTCAGAAGTAAAACAAGCAGCTGAAACGCTTGTTGGACGAGCGGATGTCCTTTATATCCCAAAAGACAATACGGTCGTTTCTGCCTTAGAATCAGTCATTACAGTAGCAAATGCCAAGAAGATCCCAGCATTTGTCGGAGAAAGTGATTCAGTCAAACGGGGCGGATTTGCTTCTTACGGATTTGAATACCATGATCTTGGCTACTCAACAGGAAAAATGGCTGTTGAAATCCTTGAAGGCAAAAAGCCAAGTGAAATTCCAGTAGGTGTTCCTGAGAACCTGGAGCTAGTTGTTAACAAGAAAACAGCTGATATTCTCGGTGTGAAATTAACAGAGGAACAACAAAAGAAAGCTAAATTAGTAGAATAAAAGATGAGAGTCCCCTGTAATCGTTCATTAGTTGCAGGGGATTTTTATCTGACAAAGAAATTTGGCTGTTATAGTTCATTAGAGTAATTTTTAGAGAACTTTTTCTTTTGTTGTACGTATGAGTAAGTAGCCGAAAAAAAGGCAAAGATGATTAAAAATAACATGATTGTATGATAACAGAAAAGAGTTGCTGCATATACTTACAAGAATAGGGAAGAAAATAATCGTTGTTAGATAGCAATAGCGTGAAAGGGTGAAGAGAATATCCTGTGAAAGAATTTCATTGGAAAGATGCCATTCCATTAATTGAAGAAATTGAGGTACAAGCAGGTGAAGGGAATGTACCCGTAAAGGTCAGGAGTGTCCCCGATAAATTGCGATGTATCGGGGAAGGAACTGACGCCGCCGTGTTTGTTCACTCCCTTAATCCGAAATATGCTTTTAAAGTGTATGCTAAGGGAAAAGAGCACAAGAAGGAGAATGAAGTACGTGCCTATGAGAAGCTTGCCGGACTGCCATATTTCCCTGTTTTTTATGGTTCAGGAAGCCGATTTATTGTGATTAGTTTTGAACCAGGAATTCACCTATATGATTGTCTCGTAACAGGAACATATATTTCTCCCGAAGTGATTGGACAAGTTGACCAGGCAATAAGTGAGGCGAGGAAAGCAGGGTTAAACCCACGAGATATTCACTTGAAAAATATTATCTTGCAGGAAAATAGAGTAAAGCTGATCGATGTCTCAGAATACGTCAAACCGGGAAATGATCAACGATGGGAGCATTTAAAAGAAGCCTATAGGCTTTATTATCCTATCATTGCTTCCAGACAAATATCCCCTAAGTTTTTAGAATTTGTGAAGGGGCAATATGAAAAGCAAAAATATAGCAACTTTTCTCTAAGAAGATTTGGCCGGCTGTTCACTGTTTTGCTGGAAAAGGAAAAGAGCTGACAGCTTCAACGTTTTAATTTTCTTTTTGAGAAAAATAGAGATGAAATATCAGGAATGAAAATCATTATCAATTAAAACAGGGAGAAATATTTTAATTGGAAACGATTCATGTGTTTGTTCAAATGAGAACGATTAAAACAATTGAGGGCCATTCCAAGCAAGTGGTAGAACGATTCAGCTGTGAAGGCATCGTCGAAAAGCAGCCTGGATTTGTAGATCGCACAGTCATGGTAAAGAAAGTGAGACGTGGCGAAGAGGAAGTCATAGTAATGATTTG is from Bacillus sp. PK3_68 and encodes:
- a CDS encoding cation diffusion facilitator family transporter → MGFVQLLKKGNTSSGIAAIGNTVLAILKGVAAAFSGSGTMFASAMHSLADAVNQGFVYFGSALAEMKPSKRFPVGFGRLINIFCMVAVIVVTIMAYETIMKGWKLLKHPAESSDFLLNFFVLVAAIAVDGFILFKAMKEIAEEARVEKKGNILVTAFKNVGKASPATRLVFYEDLVATSGAFLALIGIVAAQFFGLLAADGAITILIGLLMVFVAFRVGYDNMVGLIGVAAPKEVENKMADMLLADPDVVDIYKMRIIQEGRVYHIDGIVELRKGLSLAQADDIKFRVMDRLLREPEVADVTLGIIEDDDKKGWKGMPEPT
- a CDS encoding multidrug efflux SMR transporter, whose protein sequence is MSWLYLVLAGIFEMTGVAMINSLHKHKNWQSFVLMLVGFSASFLFLALAMKTLPMGTAYAVWTGIGASGGAILGMLLYGESKDWRRIVFIVMVLGAAVGLKLVS
- a CDS encoding multidrug efflux SMR transporter; amino-acid sequence: MNKEWIKVFIAAFFEVFWVVGLKHADNMWEWAGTAVAILVSFYLLIAAGNKLPVGTVYAVFVGMGTAGTVLSEIIFFGEPVKVAKLVLVVVLLVGVIGLKLVTDEAEGERAS
- a CDS encoding ABC transporter substrate-binding protein; translation: MKKWLMVVLLGLLLVLTACNSGDKESGGSSENGDEPKKKEAKVGITQLVEHPSLDGAREGFIEALKDAGYEEGKNLTLDYQNAQADVNNNMTIAQKLVNDGNDLILAISTPSAQAALQSTKDIPILFTAITDPVSAKLVKSMEEPGGNVTGTSDTHPEAIKNTIASIKDFFPDAKKVGVIYNSGEPNSVVNVDKAKEAMKENGLEPVEVTVSASSEVKQAAETLVGRADVLYIPKDNTVVSALESVITVANAKKIPAFVGESDSVKRGGFASYGFEYHDLGYSTGKMAVEILEGKKPSEIPVGVPENLELVVNKKTADILGVKLTEEQQKKAKLVE
- a CDS encoding serine/threonine-protein kinase — encoded protein: MKEFHWKDAIPLIEEIEVQAGEGNVPVKVRSVPDKLRCIGEGTDAAVFVHSLNPKYAFKVYAKGKEHKKENEVRAYEKLAGLPYFPVFYGSGSRFIVISFEPGIHLYDCLVTGTYISPEVIGQVDQAISEARKAGLNPRDIHLKNIILQENRVKLIDVSEYVKPGNDQRWEHLKEAYRLYYPIIASRQISPKFLEFVKGQYEKQKYSNFSLRRFGRLFTVLLEKEKS
- a CDS encoding SDR family oxidoreductase, yielding MKVLVIGANGQIGRQVVELLQEREEHTARALVRSEEQAESFEKTGVEAAVANLEGSVEEITEAAKGCEAVIFTAGSGGQTGWDKTLLIDLDGAVKTIEAAQAAGISRFIMVSALQAHRRENWNEAIKPYYVAKHYADKVLQSSGLTYTIIRPGGLLNEKGTGKVAAAENLERASIPREDVARTVVASLSEGHTFNRSFDLVSGGVPISEALKLI
- a CDS encoding ferredoxin, giving the protein MAKYTMVDQDTCIACGACGASAPDVFDYNEEGVAYVVLDDNEGVAEIPEELVDDAEEAFEGCPTESIKMAEKPFYSKIPS